The genomic interval aaaaagctagggcatcaaatcaaaaccaaaaaagctttaaaagctCTACGGGCAATTTCAAACAGAgtaagcaggtttttttctacaCAGGGGATCAGTACCAGAGGATGGTATGGAAACGAAAAGAACCAAGTGGCTAAAACAAGATTACACAAACTCATGGAGAGTAGCCCCATCACGGGCTATGAACTCACCTCTGCATTTCTCCCTGCTGGAGGTAAGGATGGCACACTGAAGGAAAGTGATCACTGTATTCTGAcaaggtttttttgtattttcctaaACATTGCTACCACAGACAGCATGGTGAACTAAACGTAATTCTGAGCAATGTGCCCATTACTTGAGTAAAGGGAAAACAACCTATAATGTCTTTTGAAACTATGTTTTAAGCTACATTTTTCACATACATGTATCTTTTAATGTATTAAGCACCATTTCATGagcaacaatttttttctcagggTAAATTCAATTAGCATAAAAAGAGACTGCAATCAAAACAGCTTGAGACCATCCCATGACCCatacagagctggaaagggaatAATTTCCTGTTCTATTCATCgtagaaaataattatttctgtgaCTGATAAAGGTAGTTACATATTCATTTCCAGTAAATCCCATGCCTCCCACATGCTGCTCTGCTatttgctttctccagctgccctttctgcagctgctctCTAGAATTAAAAGCAAGATGTAGATGTGCAGAAGCCTTACCCCTGTTTGGAAAAGAGACAAGTCTAAGAGGACAAGAATTGTGCACTCTTTCACCAAAACCACTGTGGGAAGAGGTGGGCACAGGCTGTAACACAGGCACTGAGAACATCTCAGCTCAAAAGGCTTAAGATTTTCTACTGGTGACACATGACTAAACATCACATTACAGCCATTAATTCTGCACACTATAAACTCTGAATTACAAAGCTAAGATATCAATATTTTACCCTGAAGTAGAACCTTGCTTTGTAAAATATCAAATGATTGAGTATCAAAGTGGCTTACAAACTTTAAGCCTCAGCCTGGCAACGGAAAACCCATTCCTTCAAGATGTTAAGCCAGCAGACAAAGCCCAACACCGTAATCTGCTAGAGATTAGTCATATTGTCTGTCCCAGTATTCTTCCTTCATATCAAAGCTTTAATTGAGAACAGCAATTCATTACTAAGAGCTAAAACACACAGTCTTTTCAAGACGATAAAGGCATTTATTTAGATGCCAGTTGTCCAAACCGATCCTCCGAATAAACTTACTCATCTCAGAAGAGTGCAGATCTTGTTTGGTAAAGATCTTCAGCGTTCTGTTTTCCCGataatttccattaaaaaaaaaaaaatcatttctctCATTCTATTTTACATGTTGTCAGTCCTTCACAGTTACTGCTGATGAACACTGTTCATCAAGGAATTCACCAGAATACCAGAAAAGCATATTCCCTTACTTCTACAAATACCTGTACCACTCTACAAACTCTCTTTTGgtgtatttttgaaaaaaggagaggaatcCTTTCAATTCCATACATGAGTTGCAACCAAAGCCTGTTTATTCATGCCGCTGAAGAGAGCAAGGTACCTTCCCTCTTGCCTACCTCCTTACTGAAATCCCAACCAGCTGCAGCATTTATACAAACACAGCACACCTTGCTAGGCTAAACTGCAGATCATTTCATCTTttatcatggaaaaaaaaaattgtaaaaagaaaaaaagaaaaaaaaagccatatgCTGCTGTTTCAATTCATTTCAAAGCCAGAGTGCTTTGCAGAGTGACAGGCAGCATCCATGAGCAGAATACAACAGTGCCAGGTCAGCAGACACTCTCCAGGAGACTATAAAAGTCTGTCTGGTAAGAAGGATGTTTCTACTTACTCCAGAATTAAGATGAATATAAGAACATTGGCACAGCACTAAGCCCACGCTCACAGCCCTAGCTGATTGGGGCAAATATATCAACTCTTGACATAAAGCAAGCATCTCTGTGCAGCAGAACATTACTGAAATGTCAATAACAGAGTAAAAAACAACAATTAACCCAAGAATGTTGGAggaacacaaaggaaaaacctCATTCATATTTAACATGTAACACTTAAGACTTTGCCCCCACAGCTGTGCAGCTGGCTGAGAGCTCGGCTTTGAAGGATATACACATTACTCTATAGGGGGCTGAAAAGGGGCCAAAGGAAACAGAGGactcatgaaagaaaagaaaagagagccTCACCATACTGAGCTCTCAAACTCAGGAACTAGCTTTCTGCAAGTTATCTGCTAGAAACACATTCTTTGGCAGCCCATCTACACCCAGCACAGAACAGGGCACTCCGATAGGCGTTTTCCCAGGGTCTGCACAATCAAAAGTGCTGCTTACAGAGTTCAGCTCATTTCTGAGTCAAGACACTTGCAGCCTCCCACCCAGGCATATACATGGGCCCAAAAGCCAGCTGCTGAGCAAATTATTGTCTCCCacttttagaaaggaaaattgCACAATTCCCAGGAAAGCTTCTAAACAAGCTTTCCTTCACTTCACCTTTTCAAAATATATGCACTTAAGCGACGAGTAGCCCAAAGAATATGCAGTTTATTCTGCTAAATTTAGCCTGGTGAACACCAAATGGAGCTCATTGTACTTACTCATCTCAAGCTCATTTTGTCAATAGCTTGTTTCTCCAAGCCTCATCCAAAACTTCATCCTTAACTGCCACCACCAAAGTTCATCTTAGGTGCAGACTCACAAAAGCCTTGATACAATCTGTTCTTAGTATCCAAAGAAGTTCATTATTCTACCTGGGAGCTTTTGCTCAAGAACTCCTCTGGCCATCTCATCTCAGAGAGAAATTTATAATTAAATTGGCATAAGCAAAGCAAAGTTTATTACTATAATCACAACCAAACCTACCATCTGTCAAGCCATTACTTATGACAATTAACCAAAGCTgttaaaaatggctttttatgGAAAATAACATCAATGTGGTATACACAAACTAAGAgcaaataagcttttttttgcttttcttttttttttttttgagtttttaaaCGCAGCTTAGCTCACAACAATCTCCAAGTCCCTTTCCTATGCTGCTTAAAAGCAAGAAGCAAAAAGTTACATACCATTGATGGCACTCAGCACTTTGATCCCATTTCTGTAAGGCAATTTCtatctcttctttccctgcaAGTAAGTGGTCAGCGGTAAGAAATTCAGCCACTTTCTCTCTTAACTTCTTTCTCTGAGGCAGTTAAGAGTACAATAATAGAATGGCATAAAagtcatatatttttttaattgtataatACATTTGGCTTGAAAATGTCCCATAAATAATTTCATACTCTTGCAGTGATATGGAACATCTAAGACCAAATTTGCGTCATCTCTCCAAGTGTAGTACGGTAGCAAATTGTGTTGACGTGTCAACATGGTTTCACCTCATTTGGAAGTACAGTTATctataatgaaaacatcttccACACCATATTAAGGAAAGTTAATTAGAGCTTTCAGTGGTTTTGTTCTGATGCATTTCACAGCCTCAGATCTAGGACCCGCCCCActtccccctctctcctctAAGAACCTACAGTCTCAAATAGGTGAAAACTAAGCGGCTATCGAAGGCTAAATGGACTaccaaaataaaacttaaaatttcatgttttaaatggCCACACTGATTTCCAGAAACAAATACTATAACTAATATAACTATTAACTAACTATATTTAGTTATATGCATAAtaagcagaacagaaattatttagaaTAGTATCTTTTGTTGCACATCTTAACTGTaacaaagatcttttttttgttttattctgacCCACCTACAATCTTGCAAACAAACCACATTCGAGATagtgaagaagaggaaggaatgAAACTAAATCGATTCCTCTAAGTAAACACACATTTAGcaacacaaaaaattaaatgcattacAGGAAAAACTTATTTATCTTAATACCACACAGGACATGGATAATAGATTTGAGAAACAAACTTTTACACCTTTAACTAGCCTTTGGTCTACTTATACTatctttcagaaagcaaaaattttaaacataCCACTGCAGTAGTGCTAGCTACTCACCATAAAAAAAgattacaagggaaaaaaaaaaaaagcaccacatTGTTTGCAAGTGTGGGGTTTATAAATCTGAAGTGTAATGTGAGCTTTGAACATCCTCCTTCCTTTGCCTCAAACACACAGTTCCTTACCATCAGATGCATATGATCTCTTCTCATCTGCGTCTTCTGTGATTTCACACATATCACTATGTGCTCGGGCCAGGCGCCAAAGAAAGTCTTTCTGGTCTGCATACTGCAGTAAAAACATAAACGTTATATATCGAGACCCATTCTGCCACTGACAAAGagcatgagaaagaaaaatcaagttggGGCATATCCTAGAAGTTGCACAGACATCTTTTGAAACCTTAAAAGGCCCCAGCTCTACAAGAACTGCAGCAGAACCACAAAAGAGCAAACTGGACAGCCAACTTTATAATTAAGCTTACGATGCTACACCACTGGTACGGGTCTAATTGTTGCCACCTTCTAACAAGGAACCCCCCCCTTCAAAGGCCATACTGGGGTCAGTTCTTCAGCAGTCTCCACTAACCTtgaaacactgggaaaaaaaaaaaaatcaccctaaGTCTCACCACTTCATTAAAATTCACAAACtgaattttacctttttcatGCTTCAGTCCACATTCAAACAGTTTCACACCCTGCCTCATTCTTAAACCCAGGTGAGTACTGTAGGTGTACTGCTAAATTTGGAAGCAGATATGTTCTGACAAAAACaaacttacttaaaaaaagaaaaaagtagaaaattaaaacacaacCACCTAACAGTCTGGTTTCTTTTGCGACAGTAttgcaaataaaagaaagtgGGGGAATCACCAGAAAGAAGCATGCAAGAGAATTTCAGAAGCAAACAGGCCTGTCATTTCTTCCTcgtgggaaggaaaaaaaaaaaatctacttgaCAGTAGAACTGATCAAGTTatctgttatttcttttcttctatttctccTGGAAATACAGAAGCCAAAAtggttttgctctttaaaaGGCTGGTAacccaaaatgttttctttgctggcTACCCAGCACTCTGGTTAACACTAACAGAGGCTGACAGTGCAACTGCAGCAGGCACGGGCATGCCTACACCGGCTGCCGTAGGTCACAACAGCCGCAGCAAGACACATTGCAATGCTGGACACACCCACTGCCTGTGGCCAGAGGTATAAGCTAGCTATAGAGTAAATAGCTAGAGTAAAACTATCACTGCCCCTTGCTATGTTCCCACACCTCAACGGCAGCGCCAATGTCCACTAAATCAGGGGATCAATTCACATCGCCAGTAGGATATAAAGAAACACATTCTTTAAGGTGGTATAACACCTGCACCATCTGGATTTCTAATCTCATTAACTAATATATATGTAAGTGTTGCCTAACCCTTCTGTTTGAATATGCAACTTATTTATTTCATGAACCACCACACACGTTCACTGGGCAGCCCTCAAAAAGACCAAGTTTCCTGAATAAAGATCGAGCCATTGCATATGCAATGAGGTAAACATCCTCAAAACGTTTGCTGAGTTTACTGTATACACACAGTACTGTTATTTTACACATGTACAGTGTGTTCACTCAGGGAAAGTGATGACATGATGAGACACAGAGTTCCAAGACAGAAAGCGACTGGgaaccagctgctgctgcagcctgaaCAATATTGGCCTTCAGCCCGCTCCCAAGCTGCTCCTGAGGAAGGGGGCCACTGGAAGCTGGCCCAGTTGCTGTGTAGGACCTGGACCCTGCTAAGATATGCAatttcctctttcccagctATTTAGCTGAAAACACAAATCACTgctggaaaatataaaaaggcaACCTTTACCGCTAGTTTATtattcagcagcagctggaatccctctctcttctcctgctcATCCCCATTGTGCAAGCGGTCAGCCTGCTGCAGTAGCTGACCCAGTCCTTCCTCTAGCGAGGAATCTAAGATTAAAGGCGCTTCATCCTCGTTGACGAGATCCAGGGAATCCCGTCGCGCAGTCCTCACTGTTTCACAGCTCACTTCATCTTCTCCTTCTTCGCTCTCTCTCTCGGACTCCCGGTCATAATCAGACTCGGCGTTGGCTGTGGTGTacctttgagaaaaaaaaaaacaaaaccaaaaccaaagcaaaattaGTTTGAGGACATGCTGTGCAGCCTATGACGGTTTTATACATACGTCACAGAAAAAACAACTATTCCTAACAGAGGAAGACGAGTATCTGAGTTTATCCTGGAGAACCCTGTACAATCCAAGGGTCTCAGATAACACACCAATCATTATTTCTCATGTAATATACACAACGtcaaaaagctgaagaaagaagGTCCCCCAAAAGTTAAGTAGAACGCAGTCACAAGTGTCCACATCTCACTTGCACATTGTAACAGCTTCTGTTAGGCCTTCGAACTTCAGTGTAAGAGAATTAAACAACTAAGAACAGAGCCAGGACAATTCAGTTAAATGTATGGATTATAAAAGAGAATTTCAACAAAAAATCCGACATGCTCATCCATGTGGAAAATATAACCTGAGGTTTTTAGCCTGTTCCAGGGAATTTCAGACACAATAGCTGTTTTGGCAGTATCTAGTACCTCCATCATCTTGTCTGAGCGCTAAATATGGAACAGCTTGTTCACACTGACATGTGAAAAGGTGCAAAACAGTAGGAGAGCAATCAAAACTATTTCCCATGAGCAAGAAGTCCAGCAAGGAGACAGCAGATGAGCCACAAAAAGACACCACATGTACAAACACCCGGGCAATGATTATCTGCTAAATTAGTCAAAGGAACCAGGATAAAGCTCAGATCAAAGTTCTTAAAATGGCTAAAATTAAGCTCTCACAAATCATATACAAGCACCTAAGCTGGAAATTTGAAACAGGATTATGTATTGACTGATACCACTGCAGCAGGGTGTCTATttacaaaactaattttttttttaaagacaactaTTTGTCCCCCTCACACTTATCTGCAAGCTCTTAACCGAAGAATAAGCGCAAGTCAGCCAGTAATTTAAGAATGTACACTTTTATATTTGGATTTTGTTGATTTATCTGAATAGAAAGCTCTCTTCCTGAAGCAAGCTACTTCAAATCCCATAAACGCCTAATTCTAGGGGATGCTTGCAATTGTTACCCAATTAAACTGTGCCCAAGCCAACTTTACAAGTTCTGCTAGAATTAAAAGTCATTGCAGCCTGGGGGCATTCGGTAACTACAGCCACACTCCCTTTTGCCCTGACTGAATTTCTCCTCCGAGGGAGAGCCTCCCATTCTGTGTGTGAAGCTGCCTTTGTCTGGAGGCAAAGATACGTGACCAAAGTCCATATCTGAAGAAAGCAGTTACAGTAATTTGGCCACACATAGATAACAAGATGCATTTGGCTATCAAAGCTTCCACTTTCTGAGAACCATCAATAACACCCAAGCATTTCCTTCTCTGGTAGAGGGTACACAAATACCCTCACTCACCACAGCCTCCAATCCTCATCCATAAATTTAAAAACGCACCACTTTGCACTGAAGCATTTTAAGACAAGAAATAAAGTAAGAGGCAGCCTTATCACTGCAAAGCCAGGAAAGCAAGCACTACAAGACAACATGCTGGACATTACGTAGGCAGCACTCAATTAATGGATAATGTAGCAACATGGTGGTAGGTGACACTGGCATGGCTCCGTTTCAGACTAAAAGCTTCATTTCTTGATGTTTTCTTAAGATTAATGATGTTATTAGTTCTTTAGACTACCTCATTTTTGGTACTTAAAACACAAACTCCTCAAATTCTCTTATTTCCCATCCTAACCTACTATGCAGCACAGTTGTGGGCTACGCACACAGTTGTGATACTGTCCCACTACAACATTTTACTGGCAGCTGCAaagatttcagctgaaaaagctgaaaaacactTTCCACGTTGAAGGCTCCTGAAACACAATATGGTCTTTAAAAACAGGCAGCAATGGATGGCTCCTACACACTTCTTTTCTCCACCACAAAtatgtgttttctccaaaacagcTCATACAAGATGCTGCCAGTTTAAAAAGACAAGTAATACCATACATAACTTCACAAACTCAGAGTTTTCAGGAAGATTAAGGGATTTAGATGTTATCAGCCTGTTTTCTCAATTTTACGATGATGGAAAGTTCTTAAATGTTTTAGTATGTTGAGGCCTCTGGCTAGCACACATcctgaatgaaaatgaaaacatactaGCTGGAACAAAAAAGCACATGGAAAGAGGAGGCAAAGAAGCCCAAAAGACCAAAGCAGTGCCAAAGCAATATAGAGAAATCAAGCAGCCCAAGACCTCTGAGCTCCTGAAAGTTcgtgatgatttttttaattgtatatgAAATCGGAGAAGATGCTTATGTCCATGTGGTTtgcaaaataaagctgaaatgtGAGTTGTTCTTGCtgaatttcattaaaagaatACAATTGCCAGAAATGAATACACAGCTGAAATCTATCTGTTGAGAACAGTCTCATTCTTCCTCCCAGTGGCTGCTAAAAAGCTTGAACAGTCTTTTccaaaatttacattttctacCCTGATTTTCTACCAGAAATTTTAGTATTTACATCTCTAAAAGACAGTATTGCACACTAAAGGCAGCTGGGCCTGAACAGACTAATATACCTATTTGTATGGGACAAATACCAGAGTGAGAAATTGTAtactatttgatttttttttaaatcagatgaGAGCTGCTTATCCGCTAATTCTCCACACTGGTCATTAAACCtaattacagattttaaataaaatgtaagaaCTCCTCCAACCATCGCTAGGTTCCCAATAAAGTAATGGGGTTTTGCAGTGAAATACATCCCTGCTCACCAGTTCACCTGAGGTCCCCTAAGGAGGATGCCTTCTCTGAACCTTGGAACTGTTGTCAGCCTCTATCACGACTTAAAATTTTCTAATGCTCAGATGACACCTAGGGCTGGTATCTGTTGAAAAAGACCACCCTTTTCAGCACGCTTTACAAAATACATTGGCACCCTAATGACTCAACGCATCCGTTATTATCTAGATAGCAAGGTCTTGTCTTCAGAACCAACtatatagttttaaaatttgttatgCAGCCTTGTTACCTTTACACCACCATGAATCACTTACTccctaattttgttttcatatgaaCACCCACTTCAGAAGAATGAAGCAGTGCTATAACCTGAATGAGATCACATCAGCTCTTTCCTGCTTCACCAACTCCaactactaaaaataaaatactaaaatgacaTGGGTTTATGACAGTCACAAAGCCTGCCTTCCTGCAGATCCATGTCCTTTGTTCTAGGAGGCTGCTACAGTAATTGCTGTTTTGTCCGCTCGTTACAAACCCATGCTACCAAGTGCCCATTTGCACCAGCTGACTGGTCATTGACCTGCTACCCAACAGCATGTCAGGTCCAAATTCTGCCTGCCTTGCCCTCAGTGCTATAATTAACTTCTCTCCttaaattacatttcatttcaacTTCCCTGGGAGAATGTATACAGCCAGTACTGCATGTTTTACAACATACTTGCATACCTCAAAAGCTATAGAATTCATCTTATTAAGGCACAGAAATGTTTGATCAGAAAGGCGGCAGTCACATACACGTATGCAGTAGACCTCTTGTTATCTAATATGACAATACTTGCATCTATACTGTAATTTTTACCAATGTTCCTAAACTACATGATACTTTTCACCTGTTTTTAAGCTACAAGAACTTAAGCAACACAACTGATCAGTGTGACACACTGAGAAAAATCCACAAGAAATACCTTAGCTGAAGACATTTTAGTTAACTggaatgtatttttaactttctaaaGTTTTCCAGACATTCTAAAAGATATTATTGtatggaaattttatttataaactcTCTCACTCAAGCCCCAGGCTGGACTTCTACTTCCCTTCATCCTGCAAGGTTCCCTAATCAAATCATTGCTTAAGAAAACCCTCAAAAActatatatatgtttttttcttccccccctctctcTAAAAGTTGGAATTGTTGCACTTCTCTCCATCTGGCCCTGGCAGTAGAAGGCTTAGtgtaataaaagcaaataaaaccaggaTGACAGACAcctagtggggaaaaaaaatcccttccttTATGTTCTAAACTCCTCAGATGTAAGTAATTGGGCACCAAAGCCCATAAAAGCTGCTTCTAACCTGGTGCTCTGCTTACCCTCCTTCACTTTCTCCATCATCCGTATTGGCTGTTCCTGAGCTGGCTGTGAAATAAATTGAACTGGAGCCTGTGGAATCACTTCTTTCCCTAGGAAATGGGAACCGCCTCCGGCGAGTTACCTTCTGGGTTTCTTCCAGATGGGACCTTTGAGGAAGACAAAGAGAAACAGATAAACATTTGATAGTGAAACATCTGCTATTTcacttcccttctcctctctagCAGATTCTGTCAATTTGCTTTATATCCAAAGAATTCACAAGGTGATTTACTCTTGCTTATATAAACATCCTGCTGCCATACACCAAGCATCATATTGTACAGTTAAAGCCCATCTGACCACAAACTTGGTCCATACACAATCCCTATATGCAATCCATATACAAAGAGGTAATCATATCACATACATTCCTCTGATCTCCTCAATGAACAAAGGAATCCTGAAACATCTTGGAGAATAGAGGACCTTTTACTCTATATCAGAAGTTACCTACAGTTGGCAGCAGTCAGAGAGAAAATAGCAGTAACAAGAGACAAACATTTACAGAACAAATAACCTTCCTAGTCTAGAATATGAAGCAAGTGTCACTACTTGATactgcataagaaaaaaaaccccaaccctggcTAAACATacaattctttttaaaattaatctcacTGGAGGTCAAGATGCAGTGCCAGCGGAAACTAGAGAGACACTTTTTCCACTTTTGGATTTTGAATTTAACATACTGAGTCACGGCTGCTTTACCATGCTATGGAATAAATACGTGCAACAGTAGACAAAGACAGAAAGGGGCAGGGTCGATACCTGACTTCAGCAATGATTTCTGCAGCTAAGTGCTGCAGGCTGCTCCGTAGCTCCTCCACTTCTTTTCTTAGCTCTGAAATGTTTCTCAACACGAAGTCAAGGCGCTCcagcacatccacctgctcatCGTGCGTTAGGAGAGGTACATACATAGCACCATCTCCCGCCTCTACAGGAGCCGGCACCCGGGGCAcgacttaaaagaaaacaagaggggAAGAAGTTCATTAGATGCAAATGGGAAAGGATTTCACATGGGAAGCCTCagtataattttgttttcagaagatgGAGGATATGAGGCTTGGTCTGAAGTGTTGCCACCTGACCTGGCCTGAGGTTTTGGGTTCTTCAACCAGCTAACAGCTCCCTTCTCTGACACCAGCATCTAGCCAGACTTAACAGACTGGCAATAGCAACTGGGGGTAAACAAAGCTCTTTTAACTACACGTCTATAAAAATCTgcttgtaaatttttttttaaaagagcaaaatcCATACTCAATATCACAAAGACTACTGTAGATGAAGAAActgctgggggttttttaaagtcCTTACTGCAAGTTAATTTAACTCCTATTCTCCACACTTCTGTACTAACATCACACTGAA from Haliaeetus albicilla chromosome 16, bHalAlb1.1, whole genome shotgun sequence carries:
- the RMDN3 gene encoding regulator of microtubule dynamics protein 3 isoform X2, which encodes MAARAGPGRLGPGPGLALALGAAAAAAGAGLGLLWLRRRRRRRQAGLTVVPRVPAPVEAGDGAMYVPLLTHDEQVDVLERLDFVLRNISELRKEVEELRSSLQHLAAEIIAEVRSHLEETQKVTRRRRFPFPRERSDSTGSSSIYFTASSGTANTDDGESEGGYTTANAESDYDRESERESEEGEDEVSCETVRTARRDSLDLVNEDEAPLILDSSLEEGLGQLLQQADRLHNGDEQEKREGFQLLLNNKLAYADQKDFLWRLARAHSDMCEITEDADEKRSYASDGKEEIEIALQKWDQSAECHQWYAILCGQLSEHESIQKRIQTGYVFKEHIDKAIELKPEDPQSYYLLGRWCYQVSNLGWLEKKTASALFEAPPTATVQDALQNFLRVEELSPGFSKAGRVYIAKCYRDLGNNSAAVLWMNLASELPANTKEDAESERELEEMRSVWEE
- the RMDN3 gene encoding regulator of microtubule dynamics protein 3 isoform X1 — protein: MAARAGPGRLGPGPGLALALGAAAAAAGAGLGLLWLRRRRRRRQAGLTVVPRVPAPVEAGDGAMYVPLLTHDEQVDVLERLDFVLRNISELRKEVEELRSSLQHLAAEIIAEVRSHLEETQKVTRRRRFPFPRERSDSTGSSSIYFTASSGTANTDDGESEGGYTTANAESDYDRESERESEEGEDEVSCETVRTARRDSLDLVNEDEAPLILDSSLEEGLGQLLQQADRLHNGDEQEKREGFQLLLNNKLAYADQKDFLWRLARAHSDMCEITEDADEKRSYASDGKEEIEIALQKWDQSAECHQWYAILCGQLSEHESIQKRIQTGYVFKEHIDKAIELKPEDPQSYYLLGRWCYQVSNLGWLEKKTASALFEAPPTATVQDALQNFLRVEELSPGFSKAGRVYIAKCYRDLGNNSAAVLWMNLASELPANTKEVAVSDAESERELEEMRSVWEE